The Amycolatopsis sp. DG1A-15b genome window below encodes:
- a CDS encoding LLM class F420-dependent oxidoreductase, whose amino-acid sequence MSRWGLTIPLTGVPLTAHRELVEQLPDLGYTDAWTAETAGTDAFTPLVLASQWAPQLRLGTAIVPVYTRGPGLLAMQAATVAELAPGRFVLGIGASSPVIVSQWNAASFDEPFARSRDTLRFLRTALAGEKVSEKYETFAVSKFRLERPADPPPSIMLAALRPGMLRLAAREADGAITNWLAASDVPKVRAVVGPDVELAARIFVCPTEDAEAARGLGRMLISSYLTVPVYAAFHEWLGRGEALAPMHEAWAAGDRQKANQVIPDSVVDELVIHGSVDSCREQVQAYVDNGLTTPIIALLPTGEDPFEQVRGLAPR is encoded by the coding sequence ATGAGCCGCTGGGGCCTCACGATTCCGCTGACCGGGGTGCCGCTGACGGCGCACCGCGAACTGGTCGAGCAGCTGCCGGACCTGGGCTACACCGACGCGTGGACGGCCGAGACGGCGGGCACCGACGCGTTCACGCCGTTGGTGCTGGCCTCGCAGTGGGCACCCCAGCTGCGCCTCGGCACGGCGATCGTCCCGGTGTACACGCGCGGCCCGGGCCTGCTGGCGATGCAGGCGGCGACGGTGGCGGAGCTGGCCCCGGGCCGGTTCGTCCTCGGCATCGGCGCGTCGTCCCCGGTGATCGTCTCCCAGTGGAACGCGGCTTCCTTCGACGAGCCGTTCGCGCGCTCCCGGGACACACTGCGGTTCCTGCGCACGGCGCTGGCGGGCGAGAAGGTCAGCGAGAAGTACGAGACGTTCGCGGTGTCGAAGTTCCGCCTGGAGCGGCCTGCGGACCCGCCGCCGTCGATCATGCTGGCGGCCCTGCGCCCGGGCATGCTGCGGTTGGCGGCGCGCGAGGCGGACGGCGCGATCACGAACTGGCTGGCGGCTTCGGACGTGCCCAAGGTGCGTGCGGTCGTGGGCCCGGACGTCGAGCTGGCGGCCCGCATCTTCGTCTGCCCGACGGAGGACGCCGAGGCGGCGCGGGGACTGGGCCGGATGCTGATCTCGAGCTACCTGACGGTCCCGGTGTACGCGGCGTTCCACGAGTGGCTGGGTCGCGGCGAGGCACTGGCGCCGATGCACGAGGCGTGGGCGGCCGGCGATCGGCAGAAGGCGAACCAGGTGATCCCGGATTCGGTGGTGGACGAACTGGTGATCCACGGCAGCGTGGATTCGTGCCGCGAGCAGGTGCAGGCCTATGTGGACAACGGGCTGACGACGCCGATCATCGCCCTGCTGCCGACGGGGGAGGACCCCTTCGAGCAGGTGCGCGGGCTGGCGCCGCGCTGA
- a CDS encoding DUF190 domain-containing protein: MDGLHTRLTIYLGEDDHWHHKPLYHEIVRRARNAGLAGASVLRGVEGYGASSLIHTTRILSLSEDLPVVIVIIDEEAKLRAFLPQLDELIGEGLVTLDQVEVVRHGGRTE; the protein is encoded by the coding sequence ATGGACGGACTGCACACCCGCCTCACGATCTACCTCGGCGAAGACGACCACTGGCACCACAAGCCGCTCTACCACGAGATCGTCCGCCGGGCCCGCAACGCGGGTCTCGCGGGCGCTTCGGTGCTCCGCGGCGTCGAGGGCTACGGCGCTTCGTCACTGATCCACACGACGCGGATCCTGTCGCTGTCGGAGGACCTGCCGGTGGTGATCGTGATCATCGACGAAGAGGCCAAGCTGCGGGCGTTCCTGCCCCAGCTGGACGAGCTGATCGGCGAAGGGCTGGTGACGCTCGACCAGGTCGAGGTGGTCCGCCACGGGGGGCGGACGGAGTGA
- a CDS encoding prolyl oligopeptidase family serine peptidase has translation MTDVDDLPFLRKQARTQRFTLGAPKEFRVAPDGSRVLFLRAESGTDPRHSLWSADLATGAETKLVDAAELLPDEEELPAEERARRERARETGGGVVHYGVDAAFTVAVFSLSGKLYTLDLASGEVTLRVDGAVIDPRPSPAGTHVAYVQNRRLHVLELATGDDRVLVEEEGEDIAWGLAEFIAAEEMDRTRGYWWAPDGRSILAERSDRGPVPRWTIADPANPQHPANVVAYPAAGTTNALVSLAVLGLDGSRVDVAQGDWEYLASVHWSAGGAPLLAVQPRDQKRMDVLALDVADGSTSVVHTATDQHWIDIVGGVPAWTPDGRLVVEGMVDGDHRLFVGGEAVTPAGLQLRAVLDVGDEILFSASEADPTQIHVFRTEGASVRRLSTVDGVHVGAGSAAITVLSSWSLEHSGPRVSVLRDGAPAASIESSTVDPDIVPNLTWLTLGERGLRAALLLPRGYEASEGKLPVLLDPYGGPHAQRVLQSRNAFLTSQWLADQGFAVLVADGRGTPGRGAVWEREIAGRLADVTLQDQVDALRAAASRFPELDVERVAIRGWSYGGYLSALAVLRRPDVFHAAVAGAPVTDWSLYDTHYTERYLGKPQDEAESYAHNSLIESAGELSRALLIVHGLADDNVFVAHALRLSSALLAKGRPHVFLPLAGATHMTPQAEEVAENLMRTQVDWLLRELSAVEKETA, from the coding sequence GTGACCGATGTCGACGACCTCCCGTTCCTCCGCAAGCAGGCCCGGACCCAGCGCTTCACCCTCGGCGCACCGAAGGAGTTCCGGGTCGCCCCGGACGGCTCCCGCGTGCTGTTCCTGCGCGCCGAGTCGGGCACCGACCCCCGGCACAGCCTCTGGTCGGCCGACCTGGCCACCGGCGCCGAGACGAAGCTCGTCGACGCCGCCGAGCTGCTGCCCGACGAGGAGGAGCTGCCCGCCGAAGAGCGCGCGCGGCGCGAACGGGCCCGCGAGACCGGCGGCGGCGTCGTCCACTACGGCGTCGACGCGGCCTTCACCGTCGCGGTGTTCTCCCTCTCGGGCAAGCTCTACACGCTGGACCTCGCTTCGGGCGAGGTGACGCTGCGCGTCGACGGCGCGGTCATCGACCCGCGGCCCAGCCCGGCCGGCACGCACGTCGCCTACGTCCAGAACCGGCGGCTGCACGTGCTGGAGCTGGCCACCGGCGACGACCGCGTGCTCGTCGAGGAGGAGGGCGAGGACATCGCCTGGGGCCTCGCCGAGTTCATCGCCGCCGAGGAGATGGACCGCACCCGCGGCTACTGGTGGGCCCCCGACGGCCGCAGCATCCTGGCCGAACGCTCCGACCGCGGCCCGGTCCCGCGCTGGACGATCGCCGACCCGGCCAACCCGCAGCACCCGGCCAACGTCGTCGCCTACCCGGCGGCGGGCACCACGAACGCCCTCGTTTCCCTGGCGGTGCTCGGCCTGGACGGCTCGCGCGTCGACGTTGCGCAGGGCGACTGGGAATACCTCGCCTCGGTGCACTGGTCGGCCGGCGGTGCGCCGCTGCTCGCCGTGCAGCCGCGCGACCAGAAGCGGATGGACGTGCTCGCCCTCGACGTCGCCGACGGCTCGACGTCGGTCGTGCACACCGCCACCGACCAGCACTGGATCGACATCGTCGGCGGCGTCCCGGCCTGGACGCCCGACGGCCGCCTGGTGGTCGAGGGCATGGTCGACGGCGACCACCGGCTGTTCGTCGGCGGCGAGGCCGTCACCCCGGCCGGGCTGCAGCTGCGGGCCGTGCTCGACGTCGGCGACGAGATCCTGTTCAGCGCGTCCGAGGCCGACCCGACCCAGATCCACGTCTTCCGGACCGAGGGCGCGTCGGTGCGTCGCCTGTCCACTGTGGACGGCGTGCACGTCGGCGCCGGGTCCGCCGCGATCACCGTGTTGTCGTCGTGGAGCCTGGAGCACAGCGGCCCGCGCGTCTCGGTGCTGAGGGACGGCGCGCCGGCCGCGTCGATCGAGTCGTCCACTGTGGACCCGGACATCGTGCCGAACCTGACCTGGCTGACGCTGGGCGAGCGCGGCCTGCGCGCGGCGCTGCTCCTGCCGCGCGGGTACGAGGCGAGCGAGGGCAAGCTGCCGGTGCTGCTCGACCCGTACGGCGGGCCGCACGCCCAGCGCGTCCTGCAGAGCCGCAACGCCTTCCTGACGTCGCAGTGGCTGGCCGACCAGGGCTTCGCGGTGCTCGTCGCGGACGGCCGCGGCACGCCCGGCCGCGGCGCGGTCTGGGAGCGCGAGATCGCCGGCCGGCTGGCCGACGTGACACTGCAGGACCAGGTCGACGCGCTGCGGGCCGCGGCGTCCCGGTTCCCGGAGCTGGACGTCGAGCGGGTCGCGATCCGCGGGTGGTCCTACGGCGGGTACCTGTCGGCGCTGGCGGTGCTGCGGCGGCCGGACGTCTTCCACGCGGCGGTCGCGGGCGCGCCGGTCACCGACTGGTCGCTGTACGACACGCACTACACCGAGCGGTACCTGGGGAAGCCGCAGGACGAGGCCGAGAGCTACGCCCACAACTCGCTGATCGAGAGCGCTGGCGAGCTGAGCCGCGCGCTGCTGATCGTGCACGGGCTGGCCGACGACAACGTGTTCGTCGCGCACGCGCTGCGGCTGTCGTCGGCGCTGCTGGCGAAGGGGCGGCCGCACGTCTTCCTGCCGCTGGCGGGCGCGACCCACATGACGCCGCAGGCCGAAGAGGTCGCGGAGAACCTGATGCGCACGCAGGTCGATTGGCTGCTGCGTGAACTGTCCGCCGTCGAGAAGGAGACTGCATGA
- the crcB gene encoding fluoride efflux transporter CrcB, whose protein sequence is MTLVLVALGGAAGSILRYLTDRRVQQWRDSPFPFGTLTVNIVGSFILGFLSGWLLHGAEPSSVRALLAVGFCGGLTTFSTFGYETVRLLLEKTRLYAVLNVVVTVLAGLASGALGLLLATAVFA, encoded by the coding sequence GTGACGCTCGTCCTGGTGGCCCTCGGCGGCGCGGCAGGCTCGATCCTGCGCTACCTGACGGACCGCCGCGTGCAGCAGTGGCGCGACTCGCCGTTCCCGTTCGGCACGCTGACGGTGAACATCGTGGGCTCGTTCATCCTGGGCTTCCTGAGCGGCTGGCTCCTGCACGGCGCGGAGCCGTCGTCGGTACGAGCGCTGCTGGCGGTGGGCTTCTGCGGCGGCCTGACGACGTTCTCGACGTTCGGCTACGAGACCGTCCGGCTCCTCCTGGAGAAGACGCGGCTGTACGCGGTGCTGAACGTGGTCGTCACCGTTCTCGCGGGCCTGGCTTCGGGTGCGCTGGGGCTGCTCCTCGCGACCGCCGTCTTCGCTTAA
- a CDS encoding IucA/IucC family protein: MTLDEAAAWRAAGALITHKMLGELSYEHMLEPVADGEEYRLELPGAGYTFRARRGAFDAWTVEPGSARRSGEPVTDPRTLVVDAREVLGLTGLRLADVLAELTSTVANEAARLRRAPTAAELSTMDYNVADGHLTGHPRLVLNKGRVGFSARDRARYAPESGEDLRLRWFAVHPDHAEFRCVDGLSRDALLAAELGELREEFAAKAPGDYVWVPVHPWQADEILGTLYAAELATGVVIDLGESADAYRPHQTVRTLANVGTPGRHDVKTAVSVRNTLVYRGLNSAATLAGPSVTTWLRRISAADPLLTEKYRFGLLGEVASVSVQHPLFGHLEELPYRFHETLGALWREPIRLAAGERAISFAALPYRGPDGVSVLAHLIGGRDPEAWLARLFDLVLTPLLQWLLRHGVGFCPHGQNLVLVVDDAGLPQRVLIKDFAQGVDLLDEQLDSYESLPPEAAADMLRWPAHLLAQSLFSSVLSGQFRFWAEVLLDELGLPRAAFWAPVREIAVRYRDENPDVAARFDACRLFAPDVERVTLNREHFAGQGFDKVERDDEFDVRWGRVPNPLHAPDPGGAW, translated from the coding sequence GTGACCCTGGATGAGGCGGCCGCCTGGCGCGCGGCCGGCGCCCTGATCACGCACAAGATGCTCGGCGAACTGTCCTACGAGCACATGCTGGAGCCGGTCGCCGACGGCGAGGAGTACCGGCTGGAGCTGCCCGGCGCCGGCTACACGTTCCGGGCCCGCCGCGGCGCCTTCGACGCCTGGACGGTCGAACCGGGCAGCGCCCGCCGGTCCGGCGAACCGGTCACCGACCCGCGCACGCTCGTCGTGGATGCCCGCGAAGTCCTGGGCCTGACCGGGCTGCGGCTGGCCGACGTGCTCGCGGAGCTGACCTCGACGGTCGCCAACGAGGCCGCCCGGCTGCGGCGCGCCCCGACCGCGGCCGAGCTGTCCACGATGGATTACAACGTCGCGGACGGGCACCTCACCGGCCACCCGCGGCTCGTGCTCAACAAGGGCCGCGTCGGGTTCTCCGCGCGCGACCGGGCCCGGTACGCCCCCGAGTCGGGCGAGGACCTCCGGTTGCGCTGGTTCGCCGTGCACCCGGACCACGCCGAATTCCGCTGCGTCGACGGGTTGAGCCGGGACGCGCTGCTGGCCGCCGAACTCGGCGAACTGCGCGAGGAGTTCGCCGCGAAGGCGCCCGGGGACTACGTCTGGGTGCCCGTGCACCCGTGGCAGGCCGACGAAATCCTCGGCACGCTGTACGCCGCCGAGCTCGCCACCGGCGTGGTGATCGACCTCGGGGAGAGCGCCGACGCCTACCGCCCGCACCAGACGGTCCGGACGCTGGCGAACGTCGGCACGCCCGGCCGCCACGACGTCAAGACCGCCGTGTCCGTGCGGAACACGCTCGTCTACCGCGGGCTCAACTCCGCGGCCACGCTCGCCGGGCCGTCGGTGACGACGTGGCTGCGCCGGATCAGCGCGGCCGACCCGCTGCTGACGGAGAAGTACCGGTTCGGGCTGCTGGGCGAAGTCGCGAGCGTGTCGGTGCAGCACCCGCTGTTCGGGCACCTCGAAGAGCTGCCGTACCGGTTCCACGAAACCCTGGGCGCGCTGTGGCGCGAGCCCATCCGGCTCGCGGCGGGGGAGCGCGCGATTTCGTTCGCCGCCTTGCCGTACCGCGGCCCCGACGGCGTCTCGGTGCTGGCGCACCTGATCGGCGGCCGGGACCCGGAAGCGTGGCTGGCCCGTCTTTTCGACCTGGTGCTCACGCCGTTGCTGCAGTGGCTGCTGCGCCACGGCGTCGGGTTCTGCCCGCACGGCCAGAACCTCGTCCTGGTGGTCGACGACGCCGGGCTGCCGCAGCGGGTGCTGATCAAGGACTTCGCCCAGGGTGTCGACCTGCTCGACGAGCAGCTGGACAGCTACGAGTCGCTGCCGCCCGAGGCGGCGGCGGACATGCTGCGCTGGCCCGCGCACCTGCTGGCCCAGTCGCTGTTCAGCTCGGTGCTCTCCGGCCAGTTCCGGTTCTGGGCCGAGGTCCTGCTCGACGAGCTCGGCCTGCCGCGGGCGGCGTTCTGGGCGCCGGTCCGGGAGATCGCCGTCCGCTACCGGGACGAGAACCCGGACGTGGCCGCGCGCTTCGACGCGTGCCGCCTGTTCGCGCCGGACGTCGAGCGCGTGACGCTCAACCGGGAGCACTTCGCCGGGCAGGGCTTCGACAAGGTGGAGCGCGACGACGAATTCGACGTCCGCTGGGGCCGGGTGCCGAACCCGCTGCACGCCCCGGATCCGGGCGGCGCCTGGTGA
- a CDS encoding aminotransferase class V-fold PLP-dependent enzyme, which yields MRADGLAGGHGGADRLGELIPVALRGMAAGVAERGGPVPAGGPAAVAAALVAERGEPGPVAAGDSEPGGPEAVPADAALAEVGRAGFAPAAGPDAEPAGLHRAAPATAAGRGGRAPAAAIPAGEPAGRSAPAGREAAGSGALPRRGVGAEAALEQLSRLLAAGSADPGDPACAAHLHCPPLAVSVAADVVASALNPSMDSWDQAPVASELEREFTAGIARLCYPDASHPDAVVTTGGTESNLLGLLLARENGIVQPVCGANAHHSVARAAWLLGLPAPIVVPCEGDRMLPDALAAVLTPGCVVVATAGTTNTGTLDPLPEIAGICRRHEARLHVDAAYGGMALCSEPLKAKLDGLDLADSVALDLHKFGWQPVAAGLFAAREAADLGALTVRAEYLNADDDTEAGLPDLLGRSIRTSRRPDAFRMAVTVHALGTDGLGALVERCCATATELARRVEDHPGLRLWGPPELSTVVLRPVVADEAGGDELVARVRRALLEAGTAVIGRAALPTGPGGANQLWLKLTLLHPHATAGDYLPLLDRIAATAGAELVAGRESPVAS from the coding sequence ATGCGGGCAGACGGGCTGGCCGGAGGCCACGGCGGCGCGGACCGGCTCGGCGAGCTGATCCCGGTGGCCCTGCGCGGAATGGCGGCCGGCGTGGCCGAGCGCGGCGGCCCGGTCCCGGCGGGCGGCCCGGCCGCGGTGGCGGCGGCGCTGGTGGCGGAGCGTGGCGAGCCGGGACCGGTGGCGGCGGGGGACAGCGAACCCGGTGGGCCGGAGGCTGTCCCGGCCGACGCGGCTCTCGCCGAGGTGGGGCGCGCGGGGTTTGCGCCCGCTGCCGGGCCGGACGCGGAGCCCGCCGGGCTGCACCGGGCCGCACCCGCCACGGCTGCCGGGCGTGGTGGCCGGGCGCCCGCTGCCGCGATACCGGCGGGCGAGCCCGCCGGTCGCTCCGCACCGGCCGGCCGGGAGGCCGCCGGAAGCGGTGCCCTGCCCCGGCGCGGTGTCGGTGCCGAAGCCGCGCTCGAACAGCTCAGCCGGCTCCTCGCCGCCGGGTCCGCGGATCCCGGCGATCCCGCCTGCGCCGCCCACCTGCACTGCCCGCCCCTCGCCGTGTCCGTGGCCGCCGATGTCGTCGCGAGCGCGCTCAACCCCTCCATGGACTCATGGGACCAAGCGCCCGTCGCCAGCGAACTCGAACGCGAATTCACCGCCGGGATCGCCCGGCTCTGCTACCCCGACGCGTCTCACCCCGACGCCGTCGTGACCACCGGCGGGACCGAATCCAACCTCCTTGGCCTGCTCCTCGCCCGCGAAAACGGCATCGTCCAGCCCGTCTGCGGGGCCAACGCCCACCACAGCGTCGCCCGCGCCGCCTGGCTGCTCGGCCTGCCCGCCCCGATCGTCGTCCCGTGCGAAGGTGACCGGATGCTCCCGGACGCCCTCGCCGCCGTCCTCACCCCCGGCTGCGTCGTCGTCGCGACCGCCGGGACCACCAACACCGGCACCCTCGACCCGCTGCCCGAGATCGCCGGAATCTGCCGCCGGCACGAGGCCCGGCTGCACGTCGACGCGGCCTACGGCGGCATGGCGCTGTGCAGCGAACCGCTCAAGGCCAAACTCGACGGGCTCGACCTCGCCGACTCCGTCGCGCTCGACCTGCACAAGTTCGGCTGGCAACCGGTCGCCGCGGGGCTCTTCGCCGCCCGCGAAGCCGCCGACCTCGGCGCGCTCACCGTCCGCGCCGAGTACCTCAACGCCGACGACGACACCGAAGCCGGCCTGCCGGACCTGCTCGGCCGCTCCATCCGGACGTCCCGGCGGCCGGACGCCTTCCGGATGGCCGTCACCGTCCACGCGCTCGGCACCGACGGCCTCGGCGCGCTCGTCGAACGCTGCTGCGCCACCGCCACCGAGCTCGCCCGGCGCGTCGAGGACCACCCGGGCCTGCGGCTCTGGGGGCCGCCCGAACTGTCCACCGTGGTCCTGCGGCCGGTCGTCGCCGACGAGGCGGGCGGCGACGAGCTCGTCGCGCGCGTCCGCCGCGCGCTCCTCGAAGCGGGCACCGCCGTCATCGGCCGGGCCGCGCTGCCGACCGGGCCCGGCGGCGCGAACCAGCTGTGGCTCAAGCTGACGCTGCTGCACCCGCACGCCACCGCCGGCGACTACCTCCCGTTGCTCGACCGGATCGCCGCCACGGCCGGCGCCGAGCTCGTGGCCGGCCGGGAAAGCCCGGTCGCTTCGTGA
- a CDS encoding PPK2 family polyphosphate kinase yields MAKKDDGSRVRDALRVGDELPDPGAAPVGPGKKAKALAGLESAGERLSALQEALFAEGVGGGTRRVLLVLQGMDTSGKGGTVSHVLGLVNPMGVRYAAFKKPTAAEQRHEYLWRIRKQLPAPGQIGVFDRSHYEDILVPRVSGLLTAAERRRRYAEINAFEQELAEAGTTIVKVFLHISPEEQLKRLKARLVTPEKRWKYNPGDLEARSHWPAYQDAYADIFKKTSTDRAPWYAVPADHKWYRNWAVAELLIETLSDLKPRFPAPDYDVDAELAKLKGVGVRS; encoded by the coding sequence ATGGCGAAGAAGGACGACGGAAGCCGGGTCCGGGACGCGCTGCGCGTCGGTGACGAGCTGCCGGACCCGGGCGCGGCCCCGGTCGGGCCCGGCAAGAAAGCCAAGGCCCTCGCCGGGCTCGAGAGCGCGGGAGAGCGGCTGTCCGCACTGCAGGAGGCGCTCTTCGCCGAGGGCGTCGGCGGCGGCACCCGCCGGGTGCTGCTCGTGCTGCAGGGCATGGACACCTCCGGCAAGGGCGGCACGGTGTCGCACGTGCTCGGCCTGGTGAACCCGATGGGTGTCCGGTACGCGGCGTTCAAGAAGCCGACCGCGGCCGAGCAGCGCCACGAATACCTCTGGCGGATCCGCAAGCAGCTGCCCGCGCCCGGCCAGATCGGCGTCTTCGACCGCTCGCACTACGAGGACATCCTGGTCCCGCGCGTGTCCGGCCTGCTCACCGCGGCCGAACGGCGGCGCCGCTACGCCGAGATCAACGCGTTCGAGCAGGAGCTGGCCGAAGCCGGGACCACCATCGTCAAGGTGTTCCTGCACATCTCGCCGGAAGAGCAGCTCAAGCGGCTGAAAGCCCGGCTCGTCACGCCCGAGAAGCGCTGGAAGTACAACCCGGGTGACCTCGAGGCCCGTTCGCACTGGCCGGCTTACCAGGACGCCTACGCCGACATCTTCAAGAAGACGTCGACCGATCGGGCGCCCTGGTACGCGGTACCCGCCGACCACAAGTGGTACCGCAACTGGGCCGTCGCCGAACTGCTCATCGAGACGCTGTCCGACCTGAAGCCGCGGTTCCCGGCCCCGGACTACGACGTCGACGCGGAGCTGGCCAAGCTGAAGGGTGTTGGCGTCCGGTCGTGA
- a CDS encoding CrcB family protein yields the protein MISVPRWDVLLAIGAGGALGSLARYGLSVAIPHARGEFAVATLLTNVLGCLLIGVLMAVLTTTARPHHLLRPFLGVGILGGFTTFSTFVTDTLDAATTGRLVGSSAYLAASVVLCLTAVAAGLAATRAVRKGR from the coding sequence GTGATCAGCGTGCCCCGGTGGGACGTCCTGCTGGCCATCGGCGCCGGCGGCGCGCTGGGCAGTCTCGCCCGCTACGGCCTGTCGGTGGCGATCCCGCACGCGCGCGGCGAGTTCGCCGTCGCCACGCTGCTCACCAACGTGCTCGGCTGCCTGCTCATCGGCGTCCTGATGGCGGTCCTGACGACCACCGCGCGCCCCCACCACCTGCTCCGGCCGTTCCTCGGCGTCGGGATCCTCGGCGGCTTCACGACGTTCTCCACGTTCGTGACCGACACCCTCGACGCCGCGACGACCGGGCGGCTCGTGGGATCCTCGGCGTACCTGGCCGCGTCGGTGGTGCTGTGCCTGACGGCGGTCGCGGCCGGCCTGGCAGCGACGCGCGCGGTGCGGAAGGGACGCTGA
- a CDS encoding SidA/IucD/PvdA family monooxygenase: protein MRRHHLAGVGIGPFNLSLAALAAGVDGLDAVFFDARPEFRWHPGLLVEGATLQVPFLADLVTLVDPTNPFSFLNYLRDRGRLLPFYFAERFHPPRVEYDDYGRWAAARLPSCRFGHEVTGIRWAGDAFELTIAGAEPVLADHVVLGVGSVPSVPEPLRDLVADPGVLALHSADYLTHREELLAAGSVTVVGSGQSGAEVVLDLLRSRSTVDGLRWLARTPAFAPMEYSKLGLEQFTPDYTAYFHRLPEAVRDRLLPTQWQLYKGIDTETIAAIHDELYRRSITGPPGAVLTPGVEVVSASTADEAIELGVRHVQQGRGATLRTDAVVAATGYAEAPTGPLLAGLGDAVRRDRRGRLEVGADYRVALDVPGSLFVQNAERHTHGPGAPDLGLGAWRAAVILNAVCGKSVHELPDRTAFTTFGLEDK from the coding sequence GTGAGGCGCCACCACCTCGCCGGCGTCGGGATCGGGCCGTTCAACCTCTCCCTCGCGGCGCTGGCCGCCGGAGTCGACGGCCTCGACGCGGTCTTCTTCGACGCCCGCCCGGAGTTCCGCTGGCACCCCGGCCTGCTCGTCGAGGGCGCGACGCTGCAGGTGCCGTTCCTGGCCGACCTGGTCACACTGGTCGATCCCACGAACCCGTTCTCCTTCCTCAACTACCTGCGCGACCGCGGGCGGCTGCTGCCGTTCTACTTCGCCGAGCGGTTCCACCCGCCGCGCGTGGAGTACGACGACTACGGCCGCTGGGCCGCCGCGCGGCTGCCGTCGTGCCGCTTCGGGCACGAAGTGACCGGGATCCGCTGGGCCGGCGACGCCTTCGAACTCACGATCGCCGGGGCCGAGCCCGTCCTCGCGGACCACGTCGTGCTCGGCGTCGGCTCGGTGCCGTCGGTGCCGGAACCGCTGCGGGACCTCGTCGCCGATCCCGGCGTCCTGGCGCTGCATTCGGCCGATTACCTGACGCACCGGGAGGAACTCCTCGCGGCCGGCAGCGTCACGGTCGTCGGTTCCGGGCAGTCGGGGGCCGAAGTCGTGCTCGACCTGCTGCGGAGCCGATCCACTGTGGACGGGTTGCGCTGGCTGGCCCGGACGCCCGCGTTCGCGCCGATGGAGTATTCGAAGCTCGGGCTCGAGCAGTTCACGCCGGACTACACCGCGTACTTCCACCGACTGCCCGAAGCGGTCCGCGACCGGCTGCTGCCCACGCAGTGGCAGCTTTACAAGGGCATCGACACCGAAACGATCGCCGCGATCCACGACGAGCTCTACCGCCGCAGCATCACCGGGCCACCCGGGGCCGTGCTGACCCCCGGCGTCGAAGTCGTCTCCGCGTCCACAGCGGACGAAGCGATCGAACTCGGCGTCCGGCACGTCCAGCAGGGCCGCGGGGCCACCCTGCGCACCGACGCCGTCGTCGCGGCCACCGGGTACGCGGAGGCGCCGACCGGGCCGCTGCTGGCCGGGCTCGGCGACGCCGTCCGCCGCGACCGGCGGGGCCGCCTGGAAGTCGGCGCGGACTACCGCGTCGCGCTCGACGTGCCCGGGTCGCTGTTCGTGCAGAACGCCGAACGGCACACGCACGGGCCCGGTGCCCCCGACCTCGGTCTCGGCGCGTGGCGGGCGGCCGTGATCCTCAACGCCGTGTGCGGCAAGTCCGTGCACGAGCTGCCCGACCGCACCGCGTTCACCACGTTCGGCCTGGAGGACAAGTGA